The genomic interval CAGCCTCTCCAGCACCCGCAGCAGGCGCGGATCCAGATCTGCGGCCAGGGGGAGCTGCCCCGCCAGCGGGGCGGCGAGTCCCAGCTCGTGGTGAAGTACCCCCAGATAGGCGTCCCGCGTCTCTCCCTCCCCCAGTTCAGGCAGGCGGGCAAAGAGACCCGTCAGCATGGGGCTCACCTGCAGCTGGCTGAAAGTGGTGCATGCCGGTTGCGGGCTGTAGAGCAGCGAGAGCCGGGAGTGGCGCAACACGCGAAACTCGTGTGCCCAGCCGGCGGGGATGAGGCAGAGCTGGCCGGCCACCAGCAAGCCGCCCCCATCGTGACCTGTGATGACGCCGCCCCCCTGGTGCAGATAGCAGTATTGGGCCTGGGGGTGGCTGTGCAGGGCGGTGAGGTGCCCCAGCGGGTAGGAGTGATGAAGAAAGCTCATAGGGGGCGGCAATCTGAGGAACCGACCCCGACCT from Aeromonas rivipollensis carries:
- a CDS encoding AraC family transcriptional regulator produces the protein MSFLHHSYPLGHLTALHSHPQAQYCYLHQGGGVITGHDGGGLLVAGQLCLIPAGWAHEFRVLRHSRLSLLYSPQPACTTFSQLQVSPMLTGLFARLPELGEGETRDAYLGVLHHELGLAAPLAGQLPLAADLDPRLLRVLERLCQAPSIKVTLEALASGCGASVRTLNRLFARQLGCSFRQWRERVLMGRARQLQHQGMAPSQIAGILGYEDPDAFSAALARVQGQGSVP